The Microbacterium schleiferi genome contains the following window.
CGAAAGGTCCGTCGATCACCGTCTCGCGCACGCACCCTGGGCTCGTGCGCAAGCTCTTCGCGCTCGAGGTTCCGGAGATTCCTGCGGGGCTCGTCGAGATCGTCTCGCTCGCCCGCGAGGCGGGCCACCGCAGCAAGATCGCGGTGAAGGCGAACGACCCCTCGATCAACGCCAAGGGGGCGTGCATCGGGGAACTGGGCAGGCGCGTTCGGGCAGTCACCGAGGAGCTCGGTGGCGAGAAGATCGACATCGTCGACTACAGTCCCGACCTCGCAACGTTCGTGGGCAACGCCCTCTCGCCGGCGAAGGTCACCTCGAGTTTCGTTCTCGACGCGAAAACCAAGGCAGTGCGCGCCCTCGTGCCGGACTACCAGCTGTCTCTCGCGATCGGCAAGGAAGGTCAGAACGCGCGTTTGGCGGCAAAGCTCACGGGCGCGAAGATCGACATCCAGCCCGACAGCATCCTCGACGAGTCCTGATCGGGCGCTGCCCCGCGTGGGCTGGCCCGGGAGGGCAGGTGTAGGATGGAAGCCGTACGAACGTGCGTCGGATGTCGCACGCGTTCTGCCCGGTCGGCCCTTCTTCGCGTCGTGGCCACCGATTCCTCACTCGTCTGGGACGAGAGAGCATCGATGCCGGGGCGGGGTGCGTGGGTTCATCCGAAGCAGGAGTGCATCGACGCGGCAGTGAAGCGTCGGGCCTTCGTACGCGCGCTCCGCGCCCAGGGTCCCCTGGATTCGCAAGCGCTCACGAAACGGCTGAACGAGAAACGGCTGAATGGCAATGGACACGAAGTGAACGGCTCGAGATGAGACCCGTCCGCAATTAGCGGTCTGCCCTGTCTGGGTGGACCCCAGACAGGAGAACTGTGGCAAAACCACGCGTGCACGAGATCGCTTCCGAACTCGGCATTGACAGCAAAGTGGCTCTCGCGAAGCTGAAGGAGCTCGGCGAGTTCGTCAAGAGCCCGTCCTCGACGATTGAGCCCCCCGTGGCGCGCAAGCTGCGTGCGGCGTTCGAAGGCCAGTCCGCCGACGCCTCGAAGGGCGCGGCAGCCGGCAGCGCGGCAACTCCGTCGAGCGCCGGTGGGGCACGACCCGCTCCCCGACCGGGTGCGGCATCCAGCCGTTCGACCGCGCGGCCTGCGGCCACTCCGGGGGCTGCGACCCCGGGGCCCCGCCCCGCCCCGCAGCCGGCTGAGAAGACCGAAGCTCCGGCCGCGGCCGAGCCGGCCCCTGCCGCAGCCGAGGCGCCGAGCGCGCCGACCCCGGCAAGCACCTCCGCCGACGGAGGAGCTGGGTCACCGACGCCGCAGGCTCCGCGTCCGGGCGGCGCTCCGCGGCCCGGGAACAACCCGTTCGCCTCGCAGCAGGGCATGGGCCAGCGCCCGGCCGGCCCGCGGCCCGGGAACAACCCGTTCGCCTCGCAGCAGGGCATGGGTCAGCGCCCGACGCCCGCCAACATTCCTCGCCCGCAGGCCCCGCGTCCCGGTTCCCCCGGACGCCCCGGCGGTCCCGGTCGTCCGGGCGGCGCCGGTCGTCCCGGTGGCGGCGGTCGTCCCGGCGCACCGTTCCAGCAGCGTCCCGGCGGTCCCGGCCGTCCCGGCGGCGGTGGCGGCTTCGCACGTCCCGGCGCGCCGGGCGGTGGCGGTGGCTTCCCCGCCCGCCCCGGTGGCGGCGGTCGTGGCCGTGGTCCCGGTGGTGGCACCGCTGGTGCCTTCGGTAAGGGTGGCGGCAAGTCCAAGCAGCGCAAGTCGCGTCGGGCCAAGCGTCAAGAATTCGAGATGAGGGATGCCCCGCAGGTCGGTGGCGTCAACGTCCAGAAGGGCAACGGCGAGATCATCCGTCTGCGCCGCGGCGCCTCGATCTCGGACTTCGCCGACAAGCTCGAGGCGATCCGTGGGTACACGGTGCAGCCTGGCACCCTCGTGACGATCCTCTTCAACCTGGGCGAAATGGCCACCGCGACCGAGTCGCTGGATGAGGCCACCTTCGAAGTCCTCGGTGACGAGCTCGGCTACAAGATCCAGATGGTCTCGCCCGAGGATGAGGACAAGGAGCTGCTCGAAGGCTTCGGTCTGAACCTCGAGCAGGAGCTGGCCGAAGAAGACGACGAGGACCTCGAGATCCGTCCGCCGGTGGTCACCGTCATGGGTCACGTCGACCACGGTAAGACGCGGTTGCTTGACGCCATCCGTCAGACCAACGTCGTCGCCGGTGAGGCTGGTGGCATCACCCAGCACATCGGTGCGTACCAGGTGTGGACCGAACACGAAGACATCGAGCGGGCGATCACCTTCATCGACACCCCGGGTCACGAGGCGTTCACCGCCATGCGTGCCCGTGGTGCGCAGGTGACCGACCTCGCGATCCTCGTGGTCGCCGCCGATGACGGCATCATGCCCCAGACGGTCGAGGCGCTCAACCACGCCCAGGCCGCCGGGGTGCCGATCGTCGTGGCCGTCAACAAGGTCGACAAGCCTGACGCCAACCCGCAGAAGGTCCGCCAGCAGCTGACCGAGTACGGTCTGGTCGCCGAAGAGTACGGCGGGGACGTCATGTTCGTCGACGTCTCGGCCCGTCAGGGGACCGGCATCCAGGACCTCCTGGACGCGGTGCTCCTGACCGCGGACGCCGGACTCGACCTGCGCGCCAACCCGAACAAGGACGCGCGCGGTGTCGCGATCGAAGCCAAGCTCGACAAGGGTCGTGGTTCGGTGGCGACGGTGCTCATCCAGTCCGGAACGCTCCGTGTCGGTGACGCGATCGTCGCCGGTACCGCCTACGGCCGCGTGCGTGCCATGGTCGACGAGAACGGTGATGCGGTCGATGAGGCCGCGCCGTCGCGTCCGGTCCAGGTGCAGGGTCTGAACTCCGTACCCCGCGCCGGTGATGTCTTCATCGTCACCGACGAGGACCGCATGGCCCGTCAGATCGCTGAGAAGCGTGAGGCAGCCGAGCGCAACGCCGCCCTGGCGAAGGCGCGCAAGCGCATCTCGCTCGAGGACTTCACCCGTGCACTCGAAGAGGGCAAGGTCGAGTCGCTCAACCTCATCATCAAGGGCGACGTTTCGGGTGCCGTCGAGGCGCTCGAAGAGTCGCTCCTGAAGATCGAGGTCGACGACTCGGTGCAGCTGCGCATCATCCACCGCGGTGTCGGCGCGGTGACCGAGTCCGACATCAACCTCGCGACGATCGATAACGCGATCGTCATCGGGTTCAACGTCCGCCCCGACCCGAAGGCGCGCGAACGTGCGGCCCGCGAAGGCGTGGACGTCCGGTTCTACTCCGTCATCTACAACGCGATCGACGACGTCGAGCAGTCCCTCACGGGCATGCTCAAGCCGGAGTTCGAAGAGAAGCAGTCGGGTGTGGCCGAGATCCGCGAGGTGTTCCGCTCCTCCAAGTTCGGAAACATCGCCGGTGTGATCGTCCGCAGCGGCACGATCACCCGCAACGCCAAGGCCCGCGTCATCCGCGATGGTGTCGTCGTCGCCGATGGACTCGCCATCGAGTCGCTCCGCCGGTTCAAGGATGACGTCACCGAGGTCCGTACCGATTACGAGTGCGGTATCGGCCTGGGCAAGTTCAACGACATCCAGATCGGTGACGAGATCGAGACCACCGAGCTCGTGGAGAAGCCGCGCGGCTGAGGGTAGTCGCACGCGAGGGTTCAGGATGTCCCGCGGTCGGGACATCCTGAACCTCCGCGGTCCTCGTAGACACGTGAGGAACAGAGGGAGAGAGATGGCTGGCGAACGTCAGGCACGCATGGCAGACCGCATCAAGGTGTTGGTGGCCGAGCGGCTGGAGAAGGGATTGCGCGATCCTCGGATGGGGTTCGTGACGATCACCGATGTCCGGGTGACCGGTGACCTGCAGCACGCGTCAGTCTTCTACACCGTGCTGGGAGGCGAGGAGGAGCGCACCTCCACCGCCGAAGCGCTGCGCGCTGCCACCGGCATGCTGCGCAGTGAGGTCGGTCGCCAGCTCAACGTTCGGCTGACCCCCACGCTGGAGTTCATCCACGACGGGCTGGCCGAGGACGCCGGACACATCGAAGAATTGCTGCGTGAGGCGCGCGAGCGTGACAACGCCGTCGCCGGACTTGCCGCATCTGCCACATACGCCGGCGACGCCGATCCGTACGTCGCGCCTCGGATCCTCGCCGACGACGAGGACTGAGCGCTCTCAGCCGCGCACCTTCGACTGCAAGGAGCGGCCCCAGTGGCGCGCTCGCTCAAGCTCGCCGGCAAGGAGCGGTCCTTGCATATCGGCAACGTAGAAGCTTACTGACGCGACGGGGACAAACCCGTGGGCTCGGCCTTCCTTCGCCGCGGCCCGGCTGGCTGACCCCGGGACCCACCGCTGTTTGGCGTGCGTGTCGAAGGTGGCAAGAGGCATCGGCCCCGCGAGGGTAACGCCCTCAAGCCAGTCTCGAAGCCCCCGGGCGGTGGCTCGAACCGCCCCGCGGGAGACAGCGTCGTGACGGGTCGTGTCGCGCGACATCGAAAACGCGTGGGTCGGTCCGCCGGCCACGACCAGCGCGGCATCCGAGGGCACTGTCGCCCCGGCGCCGTCGACGTCCGTGATCGAGACATCCGACCATTCCGCCAGCCCTTCGGCTGCGGCGCGGGCGATATCGCGGGTGTTGCCGAACATCGACTCGTAAATCACGACAGTCTTCACGAAACTCGAGGCTAGGGCGCCGCGGAGACCTCGACTAGGGACCTTCGCCCCCGGGGAAGACAGGCGATGCCATCCTCGAGTTCGATGAGCCCGTCGGCGATCAGCGAGTCGATGGCGCGATCGCGCTGCATCTGATCCGGCCAATCCGGGGCGAGGGCCTGCGCTGGCAGCGGCGCGGGCGCGGCCTCGCGCAGCCCCCGCAGCACGAGACCGCGGACCTGGCGGTCGCTTCCCTCGTAGGTGGCTTGGCGCGGACGCCGGTCTCCGGTATCCGGGAAACCCGCGGCCCGCCACGCGCATCGTTTCGCGACCGGGCATGCGTCGCACCGGGGCTTGCGCGCGGTGCAGATCGTCGCACCCAGCTCCATCGTGGCGGCGTTGAAGAGCGCGGCATCCGCACGATCCTCGGGAAGAAGAGCTGCCATCGCGTCAAGGTCGCGTCGCGACGGGGCTCCCGGCTGCGACTTCCCGTCGATGATGCGTGCGAGAACCCGGCGGATGTTGGTGTCGACGACAGGATGCCGCTCACCGTAGGCGAACACCGCGACCGCGCGCGCCGTGTAGTCGCCGATGCCCGTCAGCGCGAGCAGGTCATCCACGCGACGGGGAACCACGCCGCCGTGTCGCGCGGTGATCTCTTCGGCTGCCCGGTGCAACCACAGCGCCCGCCGCGGGTACCCGAGATTGGCCCACTGGGACACCGCCTCGGCGGGCGGGTCGGAGGCGAGGGAAGCTGGCGTCGGCCACCGCCGGAGCCACGACTCCCAGTGAGGGATCACGCGATTGACCGGCGTCTGCTGCAGCATGAACTCGCTCACCAGGACCGCCCACGCACCGATGCCGGGTTCGCGCCACGGCAGGTCTCTCGCGTTCTCCCGAAACCACGCGGTGAGGTCGGAAGCGAGCGGATCCACGGCCATCAGCCTATGCCGCTCATCAGGTGCGTCGGTCGTTCAGATCCGGCTCGGGGTCGACGGGAGCGTGCCCGTCCGACCGAACCGGCCGCGGGCAATCGCTCGGGTGCCGAATAGGCTGGGCTCATGCGTCTGCCCGCCACACCGACCGTGACGCTGATGCGCGAGGTGGTCGGCGCGCTTCCCCGTCGGCAGCTCACGGGACGCTCAATCGTCGGCGTCGATGGCGCTGACGGTGCGGGAAAGACGGTCTTCGCCGACACTCTCGCTGCTGTCATGAACGACCTCGGCCACACGGCCATCCGTGCGACCATCGACGGTTTCCATCGGCCGCGGGCAGAGCGCTATGCCCGGGGCCGTCGATCGCCGGAGGGGTTCTATCTCGACTCCTACGACTACGCCACGTTCCGCCGGGTCCTGATCGATCCGTTCCGCGAGGGCGGTCTGACGGGCGCGAGCACCGGCTTCCAGCTTGCCGCGTTCGACCTTGAACGCGACACCCCCGTCGAGACGGAATGGACCACGGCGCCGCTGGATGCTGTTCTCGTCGTCGACGGGATCTTTCTCCACCGACCGGAGCTCATCGACATCTGGGACTGGTCGCTCTGGCTAGATGCCCCGGCGGCGGTGCGCTTTGCTCGGATGGCCGACCGCGACGGCACCGACCCCGACCCGGACGCGTCGTCGAACGAGCGCTACCGCGTCGGCCAGGAGATCTACCTCTCGCGGGTGAATCCGGCCGCGCTCGCCGCCGTGCGCATCGACAACGCCGATCCGGCCAGCCCGAAGGTCATCCCATGAGCGATCCGAGCGGCATCCTGCTCGTCGACAAGCCCGGCGGCATCACCAGCCACGACGTGGTCGCCCGCGCTCGTCGCGCGCTCGGCACGCGCAAAGTCGGCCACGCGGGAACACTCGACCCGATGGCCACCGGCCTTCTCGTGCTGGGTGCGGGCGCCTCGACTCGCCTTCTCACGTTCCTGGTCGGCCTCGACAAGACCTACGAGGCGACGATCCGCCTGGGAGTGTCGACCGGGACCGACGATGCCGAGGGCGAGGTCACGGAGTCGGTGTCGGCCGAGCGGGTGACGGATGCCGACATCCGCGCCGGCATCGAGGCGCTCACCGGCACGATCGACCAGGTCCCCAGTACCGTCTCGGCGATCAAGGTCGATGGGCGGCGCGCGTACGACCGCGTCCGCGCGGGGGAGCAGGTCGAGCTCGCGGCACGCACGGTGACGGTGTCGCGGTTCGAGGTTCGGAACACTCGCCGGGGCACGACGGATGCTCAGGGCGCCCCGCTGCCCGTGATCGACCTGGACGTCTCGGTGGATTGCTCGAGCGGAACATATATCCGTGCGCTCGCCCGAGACCTCGGAACGGCGCTCGGCGTGGGCGGTCACCTCACCGCGCTGCGCCGCACCCGAATCGGACCCTTCCCTGTCGCCGACGCGGCCGGAATCGACGCGATCACACCTGAGGGGCTGCTGTCGCCGTCGGCTGTTGCCACGGCAGTTCTCGGTGCGGTTCCCGTGACGGCCGAGGAGGCGCGCGATCTGCGGCACGGCAAGCGTCTGCTCGGGGCCGCGGACCGCCTCGCATCGGGCACCGCAGCCATCGACCCGGACGGGCGACTGGTCGGCATCCTCGAGCGACGGGGCAACGATCTGAAGAGCGCGATGAATATGGCGGAGGACTCATGATCCTGTGGTTCACCTACGTGCAGGTGGCGGTGGCCGTTCTCGGCGGGCTGCTCTGCGTCATCCTGGGTCTTGCGGGGCGGCGCCCGAGCGACCTCACGGTCGGCGCTCTGGCACTGCTCGAGCTCCTGCTGGTGGCGCAGGTTGTCATCGCGATCGTGGCACCGTTCGCCGGCAACGTGCCCTCGGGCAGTGTTCTCGAGTTCTGGGTGTATCTCGTTTCTGCCGCACTTCTCCCGCCCGCTGCGGTCATCTGGGCACTGCTTGAGCGCAGCCGATGGAGCACGGTGATCATGGGTATCGCCGCGCTATCAGTTGCGGTCATGGTGTGGCGGATGCACGTCATCTGGACGATTCAGATCGCGTGAGGGCCCCGTCGCAGGCTCGCTCCCGCCCCGCACCGGGCGGCGGTGCACGTAGGATGAATGCCGCTATGACTACGCCTTCCCGACCCCGCATGACCGGAATCGGACGGGTACTCGTGATCGTCTACGCGATCATGGCGCTCGCAGCGACAGGCCGCTCGTTCGTGCAGATCGTGCGCGAATTCGATGAGGCACCGGTCGCCTACACGCTGTCGGCACTTGCCGCTGCGGTCTACATCGTTGCAACCCTCGCCCTCGTCTTCGCCGGACGCCGCGGATGGTATCTCGTCGCGTGGATCGCGATCTCGTTCGAACTCGCCGGCGTGCTGATCGTCGGAACGCTCAGCTACCTGGTCCCCGAGATCTTCGGGCATCCGTCGGTGTGGTCGTACTTCGGCGGGCTCGGGCCGGACGGCTACATCGGGTACCTGTTCGTTCCGCTCGTCCTCCCATTCCTGGGGTTGTGGTGGCTGTGGTCGCACCGTCCCGCGCGCGTCGCCGCCGTCGATGAGGTCGCTGTCACGTCATGATCGTCTTTCGAGATCCGGCCGAGGTGCCCCCGGGCTTCGGCCCCAGTGTCGTGGTGATCGGCAAGTTCGACGGGGTCCACTCGGGTCATCGGGCAGTCATCGACCGTGCTCGGGTGGAGGCGGTTTCTCTGGGCGCTGCCGTCGTCGCGGTCACGTTCGACCGCAACCCGCTGGCGCTGCTCGCTCCCGACAAGTGCCCCGAGAGTCTCATCGGGGTCACTCAGAAGGTGCGTCTTCTCGGCGACACAGGTGTGGATGCCGTTCTCGTGCTGCGCTTCGACGAGGACTTCGCATCGCTCTCCGCGGACGACTTCGCCCGAGTGGTGCTCGTGGAGGCGCTGTCCGCGCAGGCCGTGCTGGTCGGCGCCGACTTCCGCTTCGGGCGCGGCGGCGCCGGAACCGTGGAATCGCTCACTGCGTTCGGGCGCAGTCACGGCTTCGAGGTCGACGTCGTTCATGACGTCCGCGCGGCCGACCGCGGCCGACGCGTGTCATCGACGTGGATCAGGGAGCTGCTGAGCTCTGGCGATGTCGCCGATGCTCGCAAGCTGCTCGGACGCGACCATTCGGTGGTCGGCGAGGTCGTCCACGGCCTCAAACGGGGGCGCGAGATCGGGTATCCCACGGCGAATCTCAGCCACGAGCTCGAGGGGTTCGTCCCCGCTGACGGGGTTTACGCCGGATGGCTCATCGATGAAGCGGATGCCAGTGGGTTGCGCCCCGGCATCCGGTACCCGGCGGCGATCAGTATCGGCACGAATCCGACGTTCGATGACGTTGCTTCCCGGCAAGTCGAGGCCTACGTGCTCGACGAGACCGATCTCGACCTCTACGGTCACCACGTCCAGCTGAGGTTCGTCGACCGCATCCGTGGCATGGGAGCGTTCGACGGGATCGACGCGCTCGTCGCGCAGATCGCCGACGATGTCGAGCGCACTCGGGAGATTCTCGGGCGCGATCAGTCCGCGGATTGATCAGTCAGCGGGGACTGATCAGTAGGAGGACTCGTCGACCGCGCCGCTGGCTGCCCCGCCCGCCGCGATCTGGCGGAGTTCTCCGAGGATCGTCGCGCTGCCGCTGGTTCCCAGCCGAGTCGCTCCCGCCTCAAGCATGGCGAGTGCATCCTGAAGGCTCCGCACCCCGCCGGATGCCTTCACCTGTGTCTGAGGGCCGACGGTGCGCCGCATCAGGCTCACCGTCTCGACCGTCGCGCCCCCGCCCGCGAATCCCGTCGAGGTCTTCACGAAATCAGCGCCGGCTTCTTCTGCGAGCCGGGAGCCGCGCTCGATCTGCTCGTCGCTCAGGAGCGACACCTCGAGGATGACCTTGGTGATCGCACCAGCCGCAGCCTCGACGACGGCGCGGATGTCGTCACGGACCACATCGTCGAAGCCCGAGCGCAGGGCGCCGATGTTGATCACCATGTCGAATTCGGTAGCGCCGTCCTGTGCGGCCTGACGGGTCTCCGCAACTTTCGCGGCCGTCGAGG
Protein-coding sequences here:
- a CDS encoding YlxR family protein is translated as MEAVRTCVGCRTRSARSALLRVVATDSSLVWDERASMPGRGAWVHPKQECIDAAVKRRAFVRALRAQGPLDSQALTKRLNEKRLNGNGHEVNGSR
- a CDS encoding uridine kinase: MRLPATPTVTLMREVVGALPRRQLTGRSIVGVDGADGAGKTVFADTLAAVMNDLGHTAIRATIDGFHRPRAERYARGRRSPEGFYLDSYDYATFRRVLIDPFREGGLTGASTGFQLAAFDLERDTPVETEWTTAPLDAVLVVDGIFLHRPELIDIWDWSLWLDAPAAVRFARMADRDGTDPDPDASSNERYRVGQEIYLSRVNPAALAAVRIDNADPASPKVIP
- a CDS encoding flavodoxin family protein, yielding MKTVVIYESMFGNTRDIARAAAEGLAEWSDVSITDVDGAGATVPSDAALVVAGGPTHAFSMSRDTTRHDAVSRGAVRATARGLRDWLEGVTLAGPMPLATFDTHAKQRWVPGSASRAAAKEGRAHGFVPVASVSFYVADMQGPLLAGELERARHWGRSLQSKVRG
- the deoC gene encoding deoxyribose-phosphate aldolase, whose amino-acid sequence is MTETTDQITEAQLAATIDHAILKPEFTRDDVDEQLTIARDWKVFSVCVRPSDIAHATEFLGGSGVAVGTVIGFPHGTTSTAAKVAETRQAAQDGATEFDMVINIGALRSGFDDVVRDDIRAVVEAAAGAITKVILEVSLLSDEQIERGSRLAEEAGADFVKTSTGFAGGGATVETVSLMRRTVGPQTQVKASGGVRSLQDALAMLEAGATRLGTSGSATILGELRQIAAGGAASGAVDESSY
- a CDS encoding bifunctional riboflavin kinase/FAD synthetase, coding for MIVFRDPAEVPPGFGPSVVVIGKFDGVHSGHRAVIDRARVEAVSLGAAVVAVTFDRNPLALLAPDKCPESLIGVTQKVRLLGDTGVDAVLVLRFDEDFASLSADDFARVVLVEALSAQAVLVGADFRFGRGGAGTVESLTAFGRSHGFEVDVVHDVRAADRGRRVSSTWIRELLSSGDVADARKLLGRDHSVVGEVVHGLKRGREIGYPTANLSHELEGFVPADGVYAGWLIDEADASGLRPGIRYPAAISIGTNPTFDDVASRQVEAYVLDETDLDLYGHHVQLRFVDRIRGMGAFDGIDALVAQIADDVERTREILGRDQSAD
- a CDS encoding A/G-specific adenine glycosylase, with amino-acid sequence MDPLASDLTAWFRENARDLPWREPGIGAWAVLVSEFMLQQTPVNRVIPHWESWLRRWPTPASLASDPPAEAVSQWANLGYPRRALWLHRAAEEITARHGGVVPRRVDDLLALTGIGDYTARAVAVFAYGERHPVVDTNIRRVLARIIDGKSQPGAPSRRDLDAMAALLPEDRADAALFNAATMELGATICTARKPRCDACPVAKRCAWRAAGFPDTGDRRPRQATYEGSDRQVRGLVLRGLREAAPAPLPAQALAPDWPDQMQRDRAIDSLIADGLIELEDGIACLPRGRRSLVEVSAAP
- the rbfA gene encoding 30S ribosome-binding factor RbfA codes for the protein MAGERQARMADRIKVLVAERLEKGLRDPRMGFVTITDVRVTGDLQHASVFYTVLGGEEERTSTAEALRAATGMLRSEVGRQLNVRLTPTLEFIHDGLAEDAGHIEELLREARERDNAVAGLAASATYAGDADPYVAPRILADDED
- the infB gene encoding translation initiation factor IF-2 → MAKPRVHEIASELGIDSKVALAKLKELGEFVKSPSSTIEPPVARKLRAAFEGQSADASKGAAAGSAATPSSAGGARPAPRPGAASSRSTARPAATPGAATPGPRPAPQPAEKTEAPAAAEPAPAAAEAPSAPTPASTSADGGAGSPTPQAPRPGGAPRPGNNPFASQQGMGQRPAGPRPGNNPFASQQGMGQRPTPANIPRPQAPRPGSPGRPGGPGRPGGAGRPGGGGRPGAPFQQRPGGPGRPGGGGGFARPGAPGGGGGFPARPGGGGRGRGPGGGTAGAFGKGGGKSKQRKSRRAKRQEFEMRDAPQVGGVNVQKGNGEIIRLRRGASISDFADKLEAIRGYTVQPGTLVTILFNLGEMATATESLDEATFEVLGDELGYKIQMVSPEDEDKELLEGFGLNLEQELAEEDDEDLEIRPPVVTVMGHVDHGKTRLLDAIRQTNVVAGEAGGITQHIGAYQVWTEHEDIERAITFIDTPGHEAFTAMRARGAQVTDLAILVVAADDGIMPQTVEALNHAQAAGVPIVVAVNKVDKPDANPQKVRQQLTEYGLVAEEYGGDVMFVDVSARQGTGIQDLLDAVLLTADAGLDLRANPNKDARGVAIEAKLDKGRGSVATVLIQSGTLRVGDAIVAGTAYGRVRAMVDENGDAVDEAAPSRPVQVQGLNSVPRAGDVFIVTDEDRMARQIAEKREAAERNAALAKARKRISLEDFTRALEEGKVESLNLIIKGDVSGAVEALEESLLKIEVDDSVQLRIIHRGVGAVTESDINLATIDNAIVIGFNVRPDPKARERAAREGVDVRFYSVIYNAIDDVEQSLTGMLKPEFEEKQSGVAEIREVFRSSKFGNIAGVIVRSGTITRNAKARVIRDGVVVADGLAIESLRRFKDDVTEVRTDYECGIGLGKFNDIQIGDEIETTELVEKPRG
- the truB gene encoding tRNA pseudouridine(55) synthase TruB — protein: MSDPSGILLVDKPGGITSHDVVARARRALGTRKVGHAGTLDPMATGLLVLGAGASTRLLTFLVGLDKTYEATIRLGVSTGTDDAEGEVTESVSAERVTDADIRAGIEALTGTIDQVPSTVSAIKVDGRRAYDRVRAGEQVELAARTVTVSRFEVRNTRRGTTDAQGAPLPVIDLDVSVDCSSGTYIRALARDLGTALGVGGHLTALRRTRIGPFPVADAAGIDAITPEGLLSPSAVATAVLGAVPVTAEEARDLRHGKRLLGAADRLASGTAAIDPDGRLVGILERRGNDLKSAMNMAEDS